In Rhinatrema bivittatum chromosome 1, aRhiBiv1.1, whole genome shotgun sequence, a single genomic region encodes these proteins:
- the LOC115100012 gene encoding myb-related transcription factor, partner of profilin-like, translating into MSQARAVLIRKPNFLPAEVDMLVEHVMRHQDLLYGPQSHTVGAYRKEQIWRRIRHSVNSVFHHNRSIAELMHKWRDLRRLVKRKQARHLAEGERSHITSPSEQLIFGTISEAVVGGVGQLDTMRRVGQEGEPDDKQPGPAPRQPQRLYQHLWVISDSSEEQEVGAHEYMEQPAEEEQQRQGEEPEDPLPELLHDRRQDSSASDQPEPDLDTSQAERLLLQQSASLLDAISSLPDVVPQEVSSLRDTIREASQGIQVCFQDLCWATEEQTEVWREMLQQLPPVQPQPPVAPWAFMGPWMHNPPPYGSP; encoded by the exons ATGTCTCAGGCACGTGCAGTTCTGATTCGGAAGCCGAACTTCTTGCCAGCGGAGGTTGATATGCTTGTGGAGCATGTCATGCGGCACCAGGACCTTCTGTATGGTCCACAGTCTCATACGGTGGgtgcatacaggaaggagcagatctggagaCGAATCAGGCACTCTGTCAACTCTGTGTTCCACCACAATCGGAGTATTGCTGAACTCATGCACAAGTGGAGGGACTTGAGGAGACTCGTGAAGCGCAAGCAGGCCAGGCACCTTGCAGAGGGAGAACGGAGCCACATCACCTCTCCCTCTGAGCAGCTGATATTCGGTACCATCTCTGAGGCAGTTGTGGGTGGGGTTGGCCAGCTTGACACCATGCGCCGTGTAGGGCAGGAAG gggagccagatgatAAGCAACCTGGACCTGCACCTAGACAACCCCAAAGGCTCTACCAGCATCTGTGGGTGATCTCTGACTCGTCGGAAGAGCAGGAAGTGGGAGCCCAtgaatacatggaacagcctgcggaggaggagcagcagcggcagggagAGGAGCCGGAGGACCCACTGCCTGAACTGCTACATGATCGGCGGCAGGACAGCAGTGCATCAGACCAGCCCGAACCCGACCTGGATACCAGTCAGGCTGAGAGACTGTTGTTACAGCAGAGCGCCAGCCTCTTGGACGCTATCTCTAGCCTGCCTGATGTGGTGCCGCAGGAAGTGAGTTCCCtccgtgataccatcagggaggcgTCTCAGGGGATTCAGGTGTGTTTTCAGGACCTTTGCTGGGCTACTGAGGAACAAACTgaggtgtggagggagatgctgcagcagtTGCCTCCTGTGCAGCCGCAGCCACCAGTGGCTCCATGGGCTTTCATGGGGCCCTGGATGCATAACCCTCCGCCTTATGGGTCTCCATAG